The window GCTCTTACTATCTATCGGGAAATACAGTATCGTTCCGAAGAGGGAGTTGTTCTAGGGAAAATAGGGAACACTTTTTACGCTTTGGGTGATTATGTAAAAGCGATTAACTATTATCTACAATGGTTGGATGTATCGAGGGAATTAAAAGATCTCCGTGCTGAGGGGTTGGCATTAGGAAACTTAGGTAATGCTTATCGCCATTTAGAAGACAATGTGAGAGCAATTGAATACCAACAACAAAGTTTGGCAATTGCTAAAACAGTAGGTGACGATCGCGGAGAAGTAGCGGCGCTAAATAATTTAGGATTGGCGTTTAAAGCATTAGGAAATTACGAAAAAACTGTAGAGTATTTGCAACAAAGTTTGTTGTTGATGCAGAAGTTACAAGATCGACAAGGAGAAGCACAAGTTCTGCGAAATTTGGGCAATGTTTATTATGCGTTAGGAAACTACGCTCAAGCAATAGATTCTTATCAACAACGATTAGCGATCGCCAAAGATATCCAAGATGGTAGAGGCGAATTACAAGTACTCAGAAATTTAGCGAGTGCTTGCTATGCAGTTGGTGATTATTCAAGATCTATTGAGTATTATCAAATGCGCTTAGAAATTGCCCGACAATTTGAAGATCATCGCGTTGAAGAACAAACATTAGGAAATTTGGGTGTTACTTATGAAGCAGTGGGCAATTTTGCTAAAGCAGTAGAATGTTACGAACAACGTTTAGCTGTAGCTATTTTTATGCAAGATAGCCGAGTTGAGCAGCAATCTTTGGGAAGTTTAAAAGTTGCTTGTTATGCAATGGGCGATTATGGTAGAGCATTTAAATATCAAGAAATGCGGAATAATCCCTCGCAAAATTTCATTGGTAATCGCTAGTTGAAGAAGGCAAAAGTTTTTTGTGCTTATTTAGCTTTTACGACTTTTAAATTTTTCAGAGTTGCATCTACACAACCAATTATTTCGCTGCCCATTGCTTGCATATTTAGTAAATATTCAAGAGCATCTGGAGTAATCAGTTCTCCTGGCATCAAAACTGGAATTCCTGGTGGGTAAGGACAAATTGTTTCGGCACAAATTCGTGCTACTGCACGCTCGATCGGTAATGTTTCTGTTGCCGCAAAAAAAGCTTGTCGAGGAGTCATTTTTGGTGGTTGAGGGTTAAAATAAACTGGAGAATCGAATAATTCGGACGATCTTTTTCCTTGATGCTCTTGAGCTAATTTCCGAAAAGATAGAACTAGTTTTTCAATATCGGCTTGGGTATTTCCTAAACTAATAATAAAAGTTAAGTGTTTGGCAGAAGAAAACTCAGCTAATATGCCTTGTTGAGCGAGGAAATCTTCAGCGGCAAATCCGGTTATACCTAATTCAGAGACTATGACAGTTAATCTAGTACGATCGATATTTTTAAACCCTGCTGAAGGATACAATTCTAAAACAGATAATTGCGGAATTCGACTAATTTCCCTTCTTGCTATTTCAGCAAGTTGTAAAGTTTGCGTTAATAACTCTTTGCCAAACAAAGCCATTTGTTGTCGTGCTGCATCTAAAGAAGATAATAACAAATAACTAGGGCTAGAAGATTGAAGTAATTGTAAAGCTTTACTGATGCGATCGCGTTCTATTCTTTCACCTTGAACGTGCAAAATTGCCGATTGAGTCAAACTACTTAAGACTTTATGAATTGATTGGACAGATAAATCTGCGCCTTTTGATAAAGCGGTGGGAGGTAAATCTGGATGAAAAGCGAAATGGGGGCCATGAGCTTCATCAACTATTAGCGGGATATTATATTGATGGGTGAGATTAGCGATCGCTTCCACATCTCCACAAACACCATAATAAGTTGGATAAACCATCATTACCGCTTTCGCATCAGGATGTTCCTGCAAAGCATCAGCAACACCTTCTGGCGTAATACTGTGAGCAATATCTAAATTAGAGTCATATTCAGGTTGCACAAAAATAGGAATTGCACCCGAAAGAATCAACCCAGAAATTGCCGACTTATGCACATTACGCGGCAAAATAATTTTGTCCCCATCCCCACAAGTCGCCAAAATTCCCGCAATAATTCCCGCCGTAGAACCATTCACCAAAAACCAAGAATCATCCGCACCAAAAGCCGCCGCCGCCAACTCTTGCGCCGCCTTAATTACACTTTCAGGAGCCGCTAAATTATCTAATTTTTCTAACTCCGTCAAATCAGCCTTAAACACCTGAGAACCCAACAAATCTCGCATCTTTTGCGAAACTCCCCTACCTTGTTTATGACCCGGAGTGTAAAAAGCCGCATGGTCATCTTCTACATAACTTTTAATCGCATCTAATAAAGGTGTTTTTGCCTGAAAAATACGATCGAACATTTAATATTTCCCCCTAAAAACCATAGTAATCATAAATCAATTAGCAAAACTTCTTCCTCTCTTTCTTCTCTCTGCGTTCTCTGCGTCTCTGCGGTTCAAAAAATCCAAAGTCATAAGACATAACTAATAAGAGAGATGAAATAAAAACAAAAACTTCCTAGTTTTAAGATAGTCGAACTAAAAAACATTATGGTCAACCCTATTCCCAACCCCACCCCGCAACCAGACATCCCCAACCCCCTACCCGAACCCTATCCCCAACCACCAGAACCAGTACCAGGGCCAATTCCCCAGCCAGTGCCAGGGCCAGCACCAGAACCAGTACCAGGGCCAGTTCCTCAGCCGATACCAGGGCCAGCACCAGAACCAGTACCGGGGCCAATTCCCCAGCCAGTGCCAGGGCCAATTCCCCAAACG is drawn from Phormidium ambiguum IAM M-71 and contains these coding sequences:
- a CDS encoding tetratricopeptide repeat protein, translating into MRIPNGERTTIAHPLREDWQDKETEKLEKQPLSAKAIQLIAQASDCHQNQQYNAAAKFFQQALTIYREIQYRSEEGVVLGKIGNTFYALGDYVKAINYYLQWLDVSRELKDLRAEGLALGNLGNAYRHLEDNVRAIEYQQQSLAIAKTVGDDRGEVAALNNLGLAFKALGNYEKTVEYLQQSLLLMQKLQDRQGEAQVLRNLGNVYYALGNYAQAIDSYQQRLAIAKDIQDGRGELQVLRNLASACYAVGDYSRSIEYYQMRLEIARQFEDHRVEEQTLGNLGVTYEAVGNFAKAVECYEQRLAVAIFMQDSRVEQQSLGSLKVACYAMGDYGRAFKYQEMRNNPSQNFIGNR
- a CDS encoding aminotransferase class I/II-fold pyridoxal phosphate-dependent enzyme: MFDRIFQAKTPLLDAIKSYVEDDHAAFYTPGHKQGRGVSQKMRDLLGSQVFKADLTELEKLDNLAAPESVIKAAQELAAAAFGADDSWFLVNGSTAGIIAGILATCGDGDKIILPRNVHKSAISGLILSGAIPIFVQPEYDSNLDIAHSITPEGVADALQEHPDAKAVMMVYPTYYGVCGDVEAIANLTHQYNIPLIVDEAHGPHFAFHPDLPPTALSKGADLSVQSIHKVLSSLTQSAILHVQGERIERDRISKALQLLQSSSPSYLLLSSLDAARQQMALFGKELLTQTLQLAEIARREISRIPQLSVLELYPSAGFKNIDRTRLTVIVSELGITGFAAEDFLAQQGILAEFSSAKHLTFIISLGNTQADIEKLVLSFRKLAQEHQGKRSSELFDSPVYFNPQPPKMTPRQAFFAATETLPIERAVARICAETICPYPPGIPVLMPGELITPDALEYLLNMQAMGSEIIGCVDATLKNLKVVKAK